One segment of Corynebacterium atrinae DNA contains the following:
- the wzy gene encoding O-antigen polysaccharide polymerase Wzy, whose translation MEYFLSTLSNFQLVAPQLAICALALLAISLRNRSGYPLPYIAVFFAYFTLGPVLNWTMNADVYVGTVVDRIPTVTWWYAAALTTWAVMYLFWRWLLPARHLPTKLATAKNSGVERTYWGLDTLNILVSVWAAFKTFQILSTGATDKLLTIEAAGAFHYDYLLIQVALGSAAILTWKDRGFSPATWINLLTYSMYCLVTFERDFIFVIFALLIHITAAKSSRFRLWIPFVGIVGVIGATAIFVFRSEQEEFGISTILGQGSNLFIDTFILEGLTAGNFYPIESYWAALFRQPPTEYGNLTNWIVYAWAGGAEGAGYGFSIIGEAYMNGGLAAVIALSLAIGLISMSLFRAAERYPLALMLSVSFTSAMMYAVRGEVATLSTTMLVAVIIGVGAVLTSRKPTAAFLGDDASARSPMVSDSQGEAGLTTN comes from the coding sequence GTGGAATACTTCCTTAGCACCTTGTCCAACTTCCAGTTGGTCGCACCACAACTAGCAATTTGTGCGCTAGCCCTCCTTGCCATTAGTTTGCGAAATCGCAGTGGTTATCCTTTGCCTTATATCGCAGTCTTCTTTGCCTATTTCACTCTGGGCCCGGTTTTGAACTGGACGATGAACGCCGATGTTTACGTCGGAACGGTAGTCGATCGCATCCCTACAGTTACTTGGTGGTATGCCGCCGCCCTCACTACGTGGGCCGTAATGTATCTCTTCTGGCGTTGGCTGCTGCCGGCACGTCACCTACCAACGAAATTGGCCACGGCCAAAAACTCAGGAGTTGAACGGACTTATTGGGGCTTGGACACCCTTAATATCCTGGTCTCGGTTTGGGCAGCGTTCAAGACATTCCAGATTCTTTCTACTGGTGCTACCGACAAATTGCTCACAATTGAGGCCGCCGGCGCGTTCCACTACGATTACCTGCTCATTCAAGTGGCCTTGGGGAGTGCCGCGATCTTGACCTGGAAGGATCGAGGCTTCTCTCCTGCGACATGGATAAACCTACTTACATACTCTATGTATTGCCTAGTAACGTTTGAGCGTGACTTCATCTTCGTCATTTTTGCTCTTCTAATACATATCACGGCGGCAAAATCTTCCCGCTTCCGTCTTTGGATCCCCTTCGTTGGCATTGTTGGAGTGATTGGCGCCACCGCAATCTTTGTGTTCCGCTCAGAGCAAGAAGAATTTGGAATTTCAACTATCCTCGGACAAGGTTCAAATCTCTTCATTGATACGTTTATCCTTGAAGGTCTGACGGCGGGAAACTTCTACCCTATAGAGTCATACTGGGCAGCCCTATTCCGTCAGCCCCCCACCGAGTATGGCAATCTCACAAACTGGATTGTCTACGCGTGGGCCGGAGGTGCCGAAGGTGCGGGCTATGGCTTCTCTATCATTGGCGAGGCATATATGAATGGCGGACTCGCCGCCGTGATAGCCCTATCCCTGGCCATCGGTCTAATTTCAATGTCGCTCTTCCGCGCCGCCGAGAGGTACCCCCTAGCCCTCATGCTATCGGTGTCATTCACGTCAGCCATGATGTACGCAGTGCGCGGCGAAGTCGCGACCTTATCTACAACGATGCTAGTGGCGGTCATCATCGGAGTTGGGGCGGTACTCACCTCGCGGAAGCCTACAGCGGCTTTTTTGGGCGACGATGCTTCAGCCAGGTCCCCTATGGTCTCCGACAGCCAAGGTGAAGCAGGGTTGACCACTAATTAG
- a CDS encoding IS1634 family transposase, whose protein sequence is MPPKIRTVPTASGATAVQVIWGYRNRKPVLDHLGSAHTDEELSLLLARAQRMIDGDQIGLDLGLNDEVTMPAGTGAVDNPVPITSERANHLINAIHGAYHQLGLHEATDHDPVFYDLVTARIIHPGSKFESIETLAEIGVASASYRTIQRRLPVYATTAFRDQVTKALATHAGIGPGVMVLYDVTTLYFETDKDDDLRKPGFSKERRLEPQITVGLLSDAAGFPVAIGAFEGNKAETQTMLPMIDRLKDAYQLDDITIVADAGMFSAGNKQAVVDAGLHYILGTRERDIPYPIQVWRQANPGASYTDGQVWRFADRTGRGPDGIPHSVTYYQYSWDRARRTLKGIDEQVAKAQRAVAGQVPVKRNRYVDLKAPNKQVNHTLADKHRALAGVKGYETSRVDLNPEQVIGAYRQLFKIEKAFRMAKSDLKARPIFHRKKDSIDAHLTIVMAAMAVGHVLEQRSGLSLKRLVRTLKKYRSFTIEVAGQTVYAQSPVPAEVEEILAKLPRLSD, encoded by the coding sequence ATGCCACCGAAGATCCGCACCGTACCGACTGCGTCCGGTGCCACGGCTGTGCAGGTCATCTGGGGGTATCGGAATCGAAAACCCGTCCTTGATCACCTTGGCTCCGCCCACACTGATGAGGAACTTAGCCTCCTTCTCGCCCGCGCCCAACGCATGATCGACGGCGATCAAATAGGCCTCGACCTAGGACTAAACGACGAGGTCACCATGCCAGCCGGGACAGGCGCGGTGGATAATCCCGTACCCATTACCAGCGAACGCGCCAACCACCTCATCAACGCCATCCACGGCGCCTACCACCAGCTGGGACTACACGAGGCCACCGATCATGACCCAGTCTTCTACGACCTAGTCACCGCACGGATCATCCACCCCGGTTCGAAGTTCGAATCCATCGAAACCCTCGCCGAAATCGGTGTCGCCTCTGCCTCCTACCGCACCATCCAACGACGCCTACCCGTCTACGCCACCACCGCCTTCCGCGACCAGGTCACAAAGGCACTTGCCACCCATGCTGGGATCGGCCCAGGCGTGATGGTCCTCTACGATGTCACGACCTTGTACTTCGAAACAGACAAAGACGACGACCTTCGGAAACCAGGGTTTTCCAAGGAGCGTCGCCTGGAACCCCAAATCACCGTCGGGTTGTTGTCTGATGCCGCTGGGTTCCCCGTAGCGATCGGGGCGTTCGAGGGGAACAAAGCCGAAACCCAGACGATGTTGCCGATGATTGATCGGCTCAAGGATGCTTATCAGCTTGATGACATCACCATCGTCGCCGACGCCGGGATGTTCTCCGCCGGTAATAAACAAGCCGTCGTGGATGCCGGACTGCACTACATCCTCGGTACTCGGGAGCGTGACATTCCCTATCCGATCCAGGTGTGGAGGCAGGCCAATCCCGGGGCGTCCTACACCGACGGGCAAGTATGGAGGTTTGCTGACCGCACGGGCCGTGGACCCGATGGTATCCCGCATTCGGTGACCTACTACCAGTATTCCTGGGATCGGGCACGCCGGACCTTGAAAGGGATCGATGAGCAGGTAGCGAAAGCGCAGCGAGCTGTCGCAGGTCAAGTGCCGGTCAAACGCAACCGCTATGTGGACTTGAAAGCCCCGAATAAGCAGGTCAACCACACCTTAGCGGATAAACACCGCGCACTAGCTGGGGTCAAAGGCTATGAGACCTCACGGGTAGATCTGAATCCTGAGCAGGTCATCGGGGCGTATCGGCAGTTGTTCAAGATTGAGAAGGCGTTTCGGATGGCGAAGTCGGATCTGAAGGCCCGGCCGATCTTCCATCGGAAGAAGGATTCCATTGATGCGCACTTGACGATTGTGATGGCGGCGATGGCTGTGGGTCATGTGTTGGAGCAGCGCTCGGGGTTGTCGTTGAAGCGGCTGGTGAGAACGTTGAAGAAGTACCGATCGTTCACTATTGAGGTCGCCGGTCAGACTGTTTATGCGCAGTCCCCGGTTCCTGCTGAGGTTGAGGAGATCTTGGCTAAGCTTCCTCGTCTGTCTGACTAA
- the wzy gene encoding O-antigen polysaccharide polymerase Wzy yields MESYWAALFRQPPTEYGNLTNWIVYAWAGGAEGAGYGFSIIGEAYMNGGLAAVIALSLAIGLISMSLFRAAERYPLALMLSVSFTSAMMYAVRGEVATLSTTMLVAVIIGVGAVLTSRKPTAAFLGDDASARSPMVSDSQGEAGLTTN; encoded by the coding sequence ATAGAGTCATACTGGGCAGCCCTATTCCGTCAGCCCCCCACCGAGTATGGCAATCTCACAAACTGGATTGTCTACGCGTGGGCCGGAGGTGCCGAAGGTGCGGGCTATGGCTTCTCTATCATTGGCGAGGCATATATGAATGGCGGACTCGCCGCCGTGATAGCCCTATCCCTGGCCATCGGTCTAATTTCAATGTCGCTCTTCCGCGCCGCCGAGAGGTACCCCCTAGCCCTCATGCTATCGGTGTCATTCACGTCAGCCATGATGTACGCAGTGCGCGGCGAAGTCGCGACCTTATCTACAACGATGCTAGTGGCGGTCATCATCGGAGTTGGGGCGGTACTCACCTCGCGGAAGCCTACAGCGGCTTTTTTGGGCGACGATGCTTCAGCCAGGTCCCCTATGGTCTCCGACAGCCAAGGTGAAGCAGGGTTGACCACTAATTAG
- a CDS encoding glycosyltransferase family 4 protein translates to MVIVLKTNSGGFWIRVQVVELLRRGAKVTLIIPAGPGRLRKRLDDLDIAVLDSPFDFTFRPSRRTVRGLWQLRRLISSLKPTVIFYHLYASALAARISSVFTGVPRVHMVAGPLYLESPIISKVEGVLRRMDSVLISGSKFTFQEYEKLCGPRPSRHLTIPYGVDTSVFLPSALPKIDVRRSLGIAPEEFVAIMVAYTYAPKDILGQEVGVKGHEILLEAWSQFTSENPGPARLVIVGSGFDETEELHRQKLIAKGAEKVEWIDTVEDVQPYYHAADVSVSSSISENHGAALEAGACGCPQIVSNAGGLPETVQVTSGWVYPMTDVNLLVECLKSALEEKRNGKLEKRSLAAREFIVSRFDARECAERVADAILQH, encoded by the coding sequence GTGGTGATCGTTCTGAAGACCAACTCGGGGGGCTTCTGGATCCGCGTGCAGGTGGTTGAACTCTTGCGGAGGGGAGCAAAGGTCACTCTCATTATCCCGGCTGGTCCTGGTCGTCTCCGGAAGCGACTAGATGACCTAGATATTGCAGTGCTTGACTCACCCTTTGACTTCACTTTCCGACCGTCCAGGAGAACTGTGAGAGGGTTGTGGCAGCTACGTCGTCTCATTAGCTCGCTAAAGCCGACGGTAATCTTCTATCACCTATATGCCAGCGCTTTGGCAGCTCGAATCTCCTCGGTATTCACGGGAGTCCCCCGAGTTCACATGGTGGCGGGCCCACTGTATTTGGAGTCCCCAATTATTTCCAAAGTGGAGGGTGTGCTCCGGCGGATGGATAGTGTTCTGATTTCAGGAAGCAAGTTCACCTTCCAAGAGTATGAAAAACTCTGTGGACCACGCCCCTCCAGACATCTCACCATCCCCTATGGGGTTGACACTTCCGTGTTCCTTCCCAGTGCCTTGCCCAAGATAGACGTGCGTCGATCTTTGGGAATTGCACCAGAGGAGTTTGTTGCCATCATGGTGGCCTATACCTATGCGCCAAAAGACATCCTGGGCCAGGAGGTTGGCGTGAAGGGCCACGAGATCCTGCTTGAAGCATGGTCTCAATTCACCTCGGAGAATCCAGGACCTGCGAGATTGGTGATAGTGGGCTCCGGCTTCGACGAAACCGAAGAACTTCACCGACAGAAGCTCATAGCAAAAGGGGCGGAAAAGGTGGAATGGATCGACACTGTCGAAGATGTGCAGCCGTACTACCACGCCGCTGATGTGTCTGTAAGTTCGTCAATCTCCGAAAATCATGGCGCCGCTTTAGAGGCAGGCGCTTGTGGGTGCCCGCAGATCGTCTCCAACGCTGGCGGGTTGCCCGAAACCGTGCAGGTGACGTCAGGTTGGGTATACCCCATGACAGACGTGAATTTGTTGGTCGAATGCCTTAAGAGTGCTCTGGAGGAAAAGCGAAATGGGAAGCTGGAAAAGCGATCTCTAGCTGCCCGCGAGTTCATCGTGTCACGCTTCGACGCGCGTGAGTGTGCAGAAAGAGTGGCTGATGCCATTCTTCAACACTAA
- a CDS encoding DegT/DnrJ/EryC1/StrS family aminotransferase — protein MTSSESSGLRQIFLSKADVGQVEIDAVTRAVSSDWIAPLGPEVDAFEEEVAAYVGARRAVALSSGTAALHLLLIQAGATKGTTVPTSTLTFAATANAIAYTGATPHFVDAKPDGNIDPGLLIEAVDSLQADGHVVPAVVAVDIMGRCCDYPDFEEELNSRGVLLIADAAESMGASCDGRMAGSFGMGSAISFNGNKIMTTSGGGMLVTNSDEVADRARYLATQARQPVPWYEHTDVGYNYRLSNILAALGRAQLSRLDDMIARRREIRRTYEESLLPLGVRLLGESGTEGFQVENCWLTTIELPAEHPATPESFIAKLASQRIEARHLWKPMHLQPVFHGLEATLNGESERLFRQCVTIPSGSGLTDDDVNRVIAAINEVMA, from the coding sequence ATGACTTCATCCGAATCCTCAGGTCTTCGCCAGATTTTTCTCTCGAAGGCCGATGTCGGTCAAGTGGAAATCGACGCCGTTACCCGGGCTGTCTCATCTGATTGGATAGCGCCATTAGGCCCCGAAGTCGACGCATTCGAGGAAGAGGTCGCCGCCTACGTCGGAGCCCGCCGTGCCGTTGCTCTTTCTTCCGGCACAGCCGCCTTGCACCTTCTGCTCATCCAGGCTGGCGCCACGAAAGGCACCACCGTGCCGACCTCGACTCTAACTTTCGCCGCCACAGCCAACGCAATCGCCTATACCGGCGCAACACCGCACTTCGTCGACGCCAAGCCGGATGGCAACATTGACCCAGGTTTGCTCATCGAGGCTGTCGATTCCCTCCAGGCCGACGGCCACGTGGTTCCGGCCGTGGTAGCCGTCGACATCATGGGTCGCTGCTGCGATTATCCGGATTTCGAAGAAGAGCTGAACAGTCGTGGGGTCTTGCTTATTGCTGATGCGGCGGAGTCAATGGGCGCCTCGTGTGACGGCCGGATGGCAGGTTCTTTCGGCATGGGGTCCGCCATCAGCTTCAATGGCAACAAAATCATGACGACGTCAGGCGGTGGCATGCTCGTCACCAACAGCGACGAGGTTGCCGATCGGGCTCGCTATCTGGCTACTCAAGCCCGACAGCCCGTACCTTGGTATGAGCATACCGATGTGGGTTACAACTATCGGCTATCCAACATCCTCGCTGCCCTCGGCCGTGCGCAGTTGTCTCGCCTAGACGACATGATTGCTCGCCGCAGAGAGATCCGCAGGACCTATGAAGAGTCATTGTTGCCCCTAGGAGTTCGACTTCTAGGAGAGTCTGGAACCGAAGGTTTCCAGGTAGAGAACTGCTGGCTGACAACCATCGAGCTACCAGCCGAACACCCGGCAACCCCCGAGTCATTCATTGCAAAACTCGCCAGCCAAAGGATCGAAGCCCGTCACTTGTGGAAGCCAATGCATCTTCAACCCGTATTCCACGGATTAGAGGCGACTCTCAATGGCGAGTCTGAGCGTTTGTTCAGGCAATGCGTAACCATTCCCAGCGGTTCCGGTCTGACGGATGACGATGTGAATCGCGTCATCGCGGCTATCAACGAGGTCATGGCATAA
- a CDS encoding sugar transferase produces the protein MSFYRRRGKRAFDLAVATPLLVISLPIQIALATTIRFSLGSPVLFAQERPGLNHHPFTLLKFRSMKNPDPARGLITDEQRLTKLGAFMRSTSLDELPSLFNVVRGDMSLVGPRPLYSHYVPLYTAKQARRHHVRPGITGLAQVSGRNAVNWEDRFDLDVNYVDRLSFGGDLQILLRTITTVLRRDGISAEGHVTMPEFRGSNG, from the coding sequence ATGAGTTTCTATCGTCGCCGTGGCAAACGCGCTTTTGACCTCGCGGTCGCCACCCCGCTACTCGTCATCAGCCTTCCAATCCAAATTGCACTGGCCACCACTATTCGTTTCAGCCTCGGATCACCAGTGCTTTTTGCTCAGGAGCGCCCCGGCCTCAATCATCATCCCTTTACTCTGTTGAAGTTCCGCAGCATGAAGAACCCCGATCCGGCAAGAGGATTGATCACGGATGAGCAGCGCTTGACCAAGCTCGGGGCTTTCATGCGGTCCACCAGCTTGGATGAGCTCCCTAGTTTGTTCAATGTGGTGCGGGGGGACATGTCTTTGGTGGGTCCCCGCCCGCTCTACAGCCACTACGTACCTTTGTATACCGCGAAGCAGGCTCGACGACATCATGTCCGTCCCGGGATTACCGGTCTTGCCCAAGTCTCTGGACGCAACGCGGTGAACTGGGAAGATAGGTTCGATCTCGACGTTAACTATGTCGACAGATTGTCGTTTGGCGGTGATCTCCAAATCTTGCTGCGCACTATAACCACAGTGCTTCGCCGGGACGGGATTTCCGCCGAAGGGCACGTGACAATGCCGGAGTTCCGCGGATCTAACGGTTGA
- a CDS encoding acetyltransferase: MTMVSVVGAGGHGREVWGVLRAIERAGASEIQPHGFYDDQAPDARLLDRISGTWLGEVREVDSPFLIGIGDSRVRRTVAQKVSVEPAIAVHPGAFLDDDVRIQPGVVIFAGATVTTNIDLGLHTHIGRGAAVGHDTVVEDFVTVMPLASVSGNVRLGAGCTIGAGAVIRQGISVGAEAFVGAGAIVVKDVPPGVTVVGNPARLLNR; the protein is encoded by the coding sequence ATGACGATGGTTTCAGTCGTAGGTGCAGGTGGTCACGGGCGTGAGGTCTGGGGAGTTCTTCGCGCGATCGAAAGGGCAGGTGCGTCGGAGATTCAACCCCACGGTTTCTATGATGACCAAGCGCCAGACGCTCGCTTGCTTGACAGAATTAGTGGGACTTGGCTCGGAGAAGTGCGGGAGGTCGATAGTCCTTTCCTTATCGGCATCGGGGACTCGAGGGTCCGACGGACTGTAGCCCAAAAGGTCTCGGTGGAACCCGCGATTGCAGTCCACCCGGGTGCCTTCCTCGACGATGACGTACGCATCCAGCCTGGTGTAGTAATCTTCGCAGGCGCAACCGTAACCACTAATATCGACCTGGGCCTCCACACCCACATTGGGCGTGGTGCTGCGGTCGGGCACGATACCGTTGTGGAGGACTTCGTGACGGTGATGCCCTTAGCTTCAGTATCTGGCAATGTGCGTTTGGGGGCCGGGTGCACGATAGGCGCCGGAGCAGTCATACGGCAAGGAATCTCCGTTGGTGCTGAGGCGTTCGTGGGAGCAGGAGCGATCGTGGTCAAGGACGTGCCACCGGGAGTCACCGTGGTGGGGAATCCGGCGAGGCTACTCAACCGTTAG
- a CDS encoding LCP family protein has protein sequence MSSRPAIRRAALGCGGLLLVSILFLAGLGSWVFVGTAPQRTSEGPANAGSIDVDKQQTLLILGVDGDGNTIEGQRTDSILLARIIDGRADLLSFPRDLLVSMPPCTDESGEQKINGIFALASSENGIDAGARCLAGKIEEMTEIPVDDYVVMNMESVVTLVDQLDGIDLCLSPTEIEERVVPSITETGCHHVNGTQAMEYARARKYVDDSSDLSRIDRQHVVLEAVTNKARTIDPFWELPLFMRLAGTVNSMTETSLSLTEAREVTRMARTIASSDLGSTQTIPIMPAEDGASLRLAPSADAYFAALQNGSPLPTQG, from the coding sequence ATGTCGTCTCGCCCTGCCATACGTCGCGCCGCTCTTGGCTGTGGCGGACTGCTTTTGGTTTCAATCTTGTTCCTCGCCGGTCTTGGATCTTGGGTCTTCGTCGGTACCGCTCCGCAGCGTACTAGCGAGGGGCCCGCGAACGCAGGAAGCATCGACGTCGACAAGCAACAAACGCTGCTCATTTTGGGCGTAGATGGCGACGGCAACACCATCGAGGGACAGCGCACCGATTCCATCCTGCTTGCCCGAATAATTGATGGCCGGGCGGATCTACTTTCTTTCCCTCGCGACTTATTGGTATCTATGCCTCCCTGCACCGACGAGTCCGGCGAGCAAAAGATCAACGGAATATTCGCCTTAGCGTCATCAGAGAACGGTATCGACGCTGGTGCGCGATGCTTGGCTGGCAAAATCGAGGAGATGACAGAGATTCCCGTCGACGACTACGTCGTAATGAACATGGAATCAGTTGTAACCCTCGTTGACCAATTAGACGGCATCGACCTGTGCCTGTCACCTACGGAAATCGAAGAAAGGGTTGTCCCAAGCATTACCGAGACTGGCTGTCATCATGTAAATGGCACTCAAGCAATGGAGTACGCACGAGCACGCAAATATGTTGACGACAGCTCGGACCTCAGTCGAATAGATCGGCAGCACGTAGTGCTGGAGGCCGTCACTAACAAAGCCCGCACAATAGATCCATTCTGGGAACTGCCACTCTTTATGCGCCTGGCGGGGACAGTGAACTCGATGACTGAGACTAGCTTGAGTCTCACCGAGGCTCGAGAGGTCACGCGAATGGCACGCACGATAGCTTCCTCCGACCTTGGTTCCACTCAGACCATTCCGATAATGCCAGCCGAGGATGGCGCCAGCCTCCGCTTGGCCCCCTCCGCTGACGCCTATTTCGCAGCCTTACAAAATGGGTCGCCGCTTCCCACGCAGGGATAG
- a CDS encoding VanZ family protein: MVWVLWGAPGLVAVALGYIIFSTINLFRRADNQSDAPWWCFPFWAYICAVPAYTLAPSPVPAGMDCSQPPAIQYFPGESLIHAWTLAQVGTGISRLVNVYTVQYLLNAVLFAPLGAFLALMTTWSLKRIGASAALVSLSIEVIQATEWFGLVECMFRTAQLDDVILNTAGAVGGAATVLWWLSLRGKRRPIL, translated from the coding sequence GTGGTTTGGGTCCTCTGGGGGGCTCCCGGGCTGGTAGCGGTAGCTCTGGGGTACATAATTTTTTCGACGATCAACCTCTTTCGCCGCGCCGACAATCAGTCGGACGCCCCTTGGTGGTGTTTCCCCTTTTGGGCCTACATTTGTGCGGTCCCAGCCTACACACTTGCACCGTCTCCTGTACCTGCAGGAATGGACTGTAGCCAGCCCCCTGCGATTCAGTACTTTCCAGGTGAATCGCTCATCCACGCCTGGACTTTGGCACAGGTAGGGACTGGGATATCCCGGCTGGTCAATGTGTACACCGTGCAGTACCTACTTAACGCGGTTCTTTTTGCCCCTTTAGGGGCTTTTTTGGCACTTATGACTACGTGGAGTTTGAAACGAATTGGAGCGTCGGCCGCGCTAGTATCACTCAGCATCGAAGTCATCCAAGCAACAGAGTGGTTTGGGCTCGTTGAGTGCATGTTCCGCACTGCGCAACTAGACGATGTCATCCTCAATACAGCTGGTGCAGTGGGCGGAGCGGCAACGGTCCTTTGGTGGCTATCCCTGCGTGGGAAGCGGCGACCCATTTTGTAA
- a CDS encoding glycoside hydrolase family 76 protein, giving the protein MQEQWAHRADLAESAISERHASRLWGLPRTNLAVVSWPPTTKERLFIRWHYWWQAHYLDCLVDAALRRPTRARRTEIRDTITGVRVRNLSKLTKNNFYDDKAWLALAMERAGKIKDVSPTRALPPLEHNIIAGIDSLTGVLPWRTGETFYNVPSNGPAAIMMARTGRLDQAREITDWMFDNLINEDGLMMDGLRMRMHGPEIVSNIHPYCQGVALGACLEIALKLRERAGFELHEEIGGVQDAERADEAMIYLTRIRGLVQAVAVHMATPAGVIDWPTGDGDGGLFKGILIRYLADIAVRLPSDSPANRAVKKIATRLVLASAESVWNRRLEVDGLPVFATDWTADARLPHNYGLSPASIPEAMGVIRIDERDLSVQLSGWMLLEAAARITGETEPQ; this is encoded by the coding sequence GTGCAGGAACAATGGGCGCACCGCGCCGACCTAGCGGAATCCGCGATCAGTGAGAGGCACGCCTCCCGACTTTGGGGACTGCCCCGCACGAATCTCGCGGTGGTGAGCTGGCCTCCCACGACCAAGGAGCGCCTGTTCATCCGCTGGCACTACTGGTGGCAGGCCCACTACCTGGACTGCCTGGTCGATGCCGCACTCCGGCGACCCACCCGCGCCCGCCGCACCGAGATTCGCGACACCATCACCGGTGTGCGAGTGCGCAACCTGTCTAAGCTGACCAAAAACAACTTCTACGACGACAAAGCCTGGTTGGCGCTGGCCATGGAACGGGCCGGAAAAATCAAAGACGTCTCGCCCACTCGCGCCCTGCCCCCGCTGGAACACAACATCATCGCCGGAATAGATTCACTCACTGGTGTCCTCCCCTGGCGGACCGGAGAAACCTTCTACAACGTCCCCTCCAACGGCCCGGCCGCGATCATGATGGCACGCACCGGTCGGCTCGACCAAGCGCGCGAGATCACCGACTGGATGTTTGACAACCTCATTAACGAAGACGGACTCATGATGGACGGCCTACGCATGCGAATGCACGGCCCCGAAATCGTTTCCAACATTCACCCATATTGCCAGGGCGTGGCACTGGGAGCGTGCTTGGAAATTGCTCTTAAGCTGCGCGAGCGCGCCGGGTTTGAGCTCCACGAGGAAATCGGCGGCGTGCAGGATGCCGAACGAGCCGATGAAGCGATGATCTACCTCACCCGCATCCGGGGCCTCGTGCAAGCTGTAGCCGTCCATATGGCCACCCCGGCGGGTGTCATCGACTGGCCGACAGGCGATGGTGACGGGGGACTGTTCAAGGGCATCCTCATCCGCTACCTGGCCGATATCGCCGTCCGTCTGCCTTCCGACAGCCCCGCCAACCGGGCCGTGAAAAAGATCGCCACGCGCCTCGTGCTGGCTTCCGCCGAATCAGTATGGAACCGCCGCCTCGAAGTCGACGGGTTACCTGTCTTCGCCACCGACTGGACCGCCGACGCTCGCTTGCCTCACAATTACGGCCTTTCACCCGCCTCGATCCCCGAAGCCATGGGTGTCATTCGAATCGACGAGCGCGACCTCTCCGTCCAGCTCTCCGGTTGGATGCTGCTGGAGGCTGCCGCCCGCATCACTGGGGAGACTGAACCGCAGTAG
- a CDS encoding TrmH family RNA methyltransferase, with protein MTLDSPKGPTEWGEGRHGVGPWEGELPDSPLYDAALLAEGDTRNVVDAYRYWTREAIVADIDARRHPLHVAIENFENDANIGTVVRTANAFAVDTVHIVGRRRWNRRGAMVTDRYQHLMHHPDVSSLLEWAAGEGITVVAIDNTPGSVPLETAELPRKCLLLFGQEGPGITPEAAEGALMTCSIAQFGSTRSINAGVAAGIAMHSWIRQHADLGAAW; from the coding sequence ATGACCTTGGACTCGCCTAAAGGCCCCACCGAGTGGGGCGAGGGCCGTCACGGCGTCGGCCCCTGGGAGGGTGAGCTGCCGGACAGTCCGCTTTACGACGCCGCCCTCCTGGCGGAAGGCGACACCCGCAATGTCGTTGATGCGTACCGGTACTGGACGCGTGAGGCGATCGTGGCGGACATCGACGCCCGCCGGCACCCGCTGCACGTGGCGATCGAGAACTTCGAAAACGACGCCAACATCGGCACGGTCGTCCGCACCGCCAACGCCTTCGCGGTAGATACCGTCCATATCGTGGGTAGGCGACGGTGGAACCGCCGCGGCGCAATGGTCACCGACCGCTATCAACATCTCATGCACCACCCCGATGTGAGCTCGCTGTTGGAGTGGGCGGCTGGCGAGGGCATCACCGTCGTCGCGATCGATAACACCCCAGGTTCGGTGCCGCTGGAGACTGCGGAATTGCCCCGAAAATGTCTGCTCCTTTTTGGCCAGGAAGGGCCGGGAATCACTCCGGAGGCTGCCGAGGGCGCGCTGATGACCTGCTCCATTGCCCAATTCGGTTCGACGCGCTCCATCAACGCCGGGGTGGCCGCCGGCATCGCGATGCACAGCTGGATTCGGCAACACGCCGACCTTGGTGCGGCATGGTGA